In Streptomyces capitiformicae, one genomic interval encodes:
- the mhpA gene encoding bifunctional 3-(3-hydroxy-phenyl)propionate/3-hydroxycinnamic acid hydroxylase MhpA: MTVEHNSADVPVVIVGAGPVGVTAALLLARRGVRTVVLERHRDVYPLPRAVATDDEVRRILQAAGIADEFAAIARPARGLRLLDARHRVIAEFRRSPHGHHGFPQTSMFDQPELERLLREALARRPECELRGGVEVTAVEQPADGPVRVTYRDDAGEHLLLAEAVLGCDGAGSLTRDAIGAGWEDLHFEEDWTVIDVTTKAAVRCWEGVDQVCDPHHPATFMRIGEDRYRWEFRLRAGEGLDGPDGRERLRELVAPWVDISRLSPADDFHVIRQAQYTFQARIADRWRLGRVFLLGDAAHLTPPFVGQGLCSGLRDAYNLTWKLARVLQQGADERLLDTYERERRPHARHVIRLAVATGWAMTGGQDRAAALRRTAVAAACRIPGVTDRASRDLSRPLRVGSLVRRSRLGGTFCPQPRVTTEDGQHVRLDDVLGDSFAVLTAVPLPPSLRALTDGLGARVVDVHETGDDGTLAAWLRAGRADAVLLRPDRVVMDVVPTGGGHFTGTAAWAPLLCTTRGPVEQPVSAPLSRSSAR, translated from the coding sequence ATGACCGTAGAGCACAACTCGGCAGACGTACCCGTGGTGATCGTCGGCGCCGGACCGGTGGGCGTGACCGCCGCCCTGCTGCTCGCCCGGCGCGGGGTGCGTACCGTCGTCCTCGAACGCCACCGGGACGTCTACCCCCTGCCCCGTGCCGTCGCCACCGACGACGAGGTACGCAGGATCCTCCAGGCCGCCGGAATCGCCGACGAGTTCGCCGCCATCGCCCGTCCCGCGCGCGGACTGCGGCTGCTGGACGCCCGGCACCGAGTGATCGCCGAGTTCCGGCGGTCCCCGCACGGCCACCACGGCTTCCCGCAGACCAGTATGTTCGACCAGCCCGAACTGGAGCGGCTGCTGCGCGAGGCACTCGCCCGTCGCCCGGAGTGCGAGCTGCGGGGCGGGGTCGAGGTGACAGCGGTCGAGCAGCCTGCCGACGGACCGGTCCGCGTCACCTACCGCGATGACGCGGGCGAGCACCTGCTGCTCGCGGAGGCCGTCCTCGGCTGCGACGGCGCGGGCAGCCTCACCCGCGACGCCATCGGCGCGGGGTGGGAGGACCTGCACTTCGAGGAAGACTGGACCGTCATCGACGTGACGACGAAAGCCGCCGTCCGCTGCTGGGAAGGCGTCGACCAGGTCTGCGACCCGCACCACCCGGCGACGTTCATGCGGATCGGCGAGGACCGTTACCGCTGGGAGTTCCGGCTCCGTGCGGGGGAGGGCCTCGACGGCCCCGACGGGCGGGAGCGACTGCGCGAGCTGGTTGCCCCCTGGGTGGACATCTCCCGCCTCTCCCCTGCCGACGACTTCCACGTCATCCGGCAGGCCCAGTACACCTTCCAGGCCCGCATCGCCGACCGCTGGCGCCTCGGCCGCGTCTTCCTCCTCGGCGACGCCGCCCATCTCACCCCGCCGTTCGTCGGACAGGGCCTGTGCTCGGGGCTGCGCGACGCCTACAACCTGACCTGGAAGCTCGCCCGCGTCCTTCAGCAGGGTGCCGACGAACGGCTGCTGGACACCTACGAGCGGGAACGCAGACCGCACGCCCGCCATGTGATCCGCCTCGCGGTCGCCACCGGCTGGGCCATGACCGGCGGCCAGGACCGTGCGGCCGCCCTGCGCCGCACCGCCGTCGCCGCGGCCTGCCGCATCCCCGGAGTGACGGATAGGGCGAGCCGGGACCTCAGCCGCCCGCTGCGCGTCGGTTCGCTCGTACGCCGCAGCCGGCTCGGCGGCACTTTCTGCCCGCAGCCCCGGGTGACGACCGAGGACGGACAACATGTCCGTCTCGACGACGTCCTCGGGGACTCCTTCGCCGTGCTGACCGCGGTGCCGCTGCCGCCCTCACTGCGCGCGCTCACCGACGGACTCGGCGCCCGGGTCGTCGACGTACACGAGACCGGCGACGACGGCACCCTCGCCGCCTGGCTGCGCGCAGGCCGTGCCGACGCCGTCCTGCTGCGCCCCGATCGCGTCGTGATGGACGTCGTTCCGACAGGCGGCGGCCACTTCACCGGCACCGCCGCCTGGGCGCCCCTGCTGTGCACCACCCGCGGGCCCGTCGAACAGCCCGTATCCGCACCCCTGTCGAGGAGTTCCGCGCGATGA
- a CDS encoding ABC transporter permease, translating into MTAFLNSWRVAWRITRLNFKARLEYRGEFLMGVAVGAIWQVSIIVFASVLLTRFPGLGGWSSTDVLLIASMRMLAHGLYVLFLGRVQYMNILVQEGIVDPCLIRPMPVYRQIQLTFFPVNAIGDLVVAVGLFVAALQRSSLDWTAGRIAYVVAGVIGGMLVEAALFTALAAAAFHFPATSYWSQWLEELMGTFGSYPLSILPKAVSAAFTFVVPLAFIAYFPAGVLTGHGGDMGVPEVLAVASPFIGLTAFVLSRLLWNWSLGKYTGVNG; encoded by the coding sequence ATGACCGCTTTCCTGAACTCGTGGCGGGTCGCCTGGCGGATCACCAGGCTCAACTTCAAGGCCCGGCTGGAGTATCGGGGCGAGTTCCTGATGGGGGTCGCCGTCGGGGCGATCTGGCAGGTCTCGATCATCGTCTTCGCCTCGGTGCTGCTGACCCGCTTCCCGGGGCTCGGCGGCTGGTCCAGCACCGATGTGCTGCTGATCGCCAGCATGCGCATGCTGGCCCACGGGCTGTACGTGCTCTTCCTCGGCCGGGTCCAGTACATGAACATCCTCGTCCAGGAGGGGATCGTCGACCCCTGTCTGATCCGGCCCATGCCGGTCTACCGGCAGATCCAGCTGACCTTCTTCCCGGTCAACGCCATCGGCGACCTGGTCGTCGCGGTCGGGCTGTTCGTCGCCGCCCTCCAGCGGAGCTCACTCGACTGGACGGCGGGGCGGATCGCGTACGTGGTGGCGGGGGTGATCGGCGGCATGCTGGTCGAGGCGGCGCTCTTCACCGCCCTGGCCGCCGCCGCGTTCCACTTCCCGGCCACCTCGTACTGGAGCCAGTGGCTGGAGGAGCTGATGGGGACCTTCGGCAGCTATCCCCTCAGCATCCTCCCGAAGGCCGTCTCCGCCGCGTTCACCTTCGTCGTTCCGCTTGCGTTCATCGCCTACTTCCCGGCCGGCGTACTGACCGGCCACGGCGGCGACATGGGCGTTCCGGAGGTGCTGGCCGTGGCCTCACCGTTCATCGGCCTCACGGCGTTCGTACTGTCGCGGCTGCTGTGGAACTGGAGCCTCGGCAAGTACACGGGGGTCAACGGATGA
- a CDS encoding fumarylacetoacetate hydrolase family protein codes for MSTNVLRTADGWWVALGRRAVPVDTKAVTTAELIADRGTVREAALSGEAGTPVSDLAALSPVTTPCRVVAQMVNYRSHARDSGFTGDIPPAFFRKASGSVSGPGEAIVRPSHVKFLDYEIELGLVMGAPLPVGTVVDEGDLPSYVAGLVMTNDVSAREVQLTKTQFYESKSYPTFTPTGPYLALLEPEDFTHLLDLRLKLSVNGDLRQDRTLADMIVRPAQALTLLARFQTLDPGDLLLTGTPGGTALKAPPKPVEKIGALLPPAVKWKAFFKSQARNPHYLRHGDVVTASIATPDGRIDLGEQRTPVADTHGEQK; via the coding sequence ATGAGCACCAACGTCCTGCGCACTGCCGACGGCTGGTGGGTCGCCCTCGGCCGGCGTGCCGTCCCCGTCGACACCAAGGCCGTCACCACCGCCGAGCTGATCGCCGACCGTGGCACCGTACGCGAGGCGGCTCTTTCCGGCGAGGCGGGCACGCCCGTTTCCGACCTGGCAGCGCTCTCGCCGGTCACCACGCCCTGCCGGGTGGTGGCCCAGATGGTCAACTACCGCAGCCACGCCCGTGATTCGGGCTTCACCGGCGACATCCCGCCCGCCTTCTTCCGCAAGGCGTCCGGCTCGGTCAGCGGCCCGGGGGAGGCCATCGTCCGCCCCTCCCATGTGAAGTTCCTCGACTACGAGATCGAACTCGGCCTGGTCATGGGGGCGCCGCTGCCCGTCGGCACCGTCGTCGACGAAGGGGACCTGCCGTCCTATGTCGCCGGGCTCGTGATGACCAACGACGTCAGCGCCCGTGAGGTCCAGCTGACCAAGACGCAGTTCTACGAGAGCAAGTCCTATCCGACCTTCACGCCCACCGGCCCCTACCTGGCCCTGCTGGAGCCGGAGGACTTCACCCACCTCCTCGACCTGCGGCTGAAGCTGTCCGTCAACGGCGACCTGCGCCAGGACCGCACCCTCGCCGACATGATCGTCCGCCCGGCGCAGGCCCTGACCCTGCTGGCCCGCTTCCAGACCCTCGACCCCGGCGACCTGCTGCTCACCGGCACCCCCGGCGGCACGGCCCTCAAGGCCCCGCCGAAGCCGGTCGAGAAGATCGGCGCCCTGCTGCCGCCCGCCGTGAAGTGGAAGGCGTTCTTCAAGTCCCAGGCCAGGAACCCCCACTACCTGCGGCACGGCGATGTCGTCACCGCCTCCATCGCCACGCCGGACGGCCGGATCGACCTGGGCGAGCAGCGCACGCCCGTGGCCGACACGCACGGAGAGCAGAAGTGA
- a CDS encoding ABC transporter permease: MSTTAALASRARRIASITPRGELLAPPRMTATALRLLVQVCLVVHLWRGLYAHTDSSAGLNETQAVTYAVLAVLANRIRGLDRSAGRDMVIQHLRFGTIVYWYLRPMSPRRYYALRALGDQLYGFGWVLAGYVLSLAVGVVVPPSSYEVAAVFAVSMLLGQLVLYYVMMLVDLLCFWTLRNEAALLILVFAQNLLSGVYAPLWYFPDWFITLSAFLPFQATLGVPLSIYVGRIGVDDAFAQMAVQVVWIVLLALLTRWLWDRAGRRVVAQGG; encoded by the coding sequence ATGTCAACGACCGCCGCGCTCGCCTCGCGCGCCCGGCGCATCGCCTCGATCACCCCCCGGGGCGAACTGCTCGCCCCGCCCCGTATGACCGCCACCGCCCTGCGCCTCCTCGTCCAGGTGTGCCTGGTCGTCCACCTCTGGCGAGGGCTGTACGCGCACACCGACTCCAGCGCCGGGCTCAACGAGACGCAGGCCGTCACCTACGCCGTACTCGCCGTGCTCGCGAACCGGATCCGCGGCCTGGACCGGAGCGCGGGACGCGACATGGTGATCCAGCATCTCCGCTTCGGCACGATCGTCTACTGGTACCTGCGGCCGATGAGCCCCCGGCGCTACTACGCCCTGCGCGCCCTCGGCGACCAGCTGTACGGCTTCGGCTGGGTGCTCGCCGGATACGTACTCTCGCTCGCCGTCGGAGTCGTGGTCCCGCCCTCCTCGTACGAGGTGGCCGCCGTCTTCGCGGTGAGCATGCTGCTCGGTCAACTGGTGCTCTACTACGTGATGATGCTGGTCGACCTGCTGTGCTTCTGGACGCTGCGCAACGAGGCGGCCCTCCTCATTCTCGTCTTCGCGCAGAACCTGCTCTCCGGTGTGTACGCGCCGCTCTGGTACTTCCCGGACTGGTTCATCACCCTGAGCGCGTTCCTGCCGTTCCAGGCGACCCTCGGCGTTCCGCTGTCCATCTACGTCGGACGGATCGGCGTCGACGACGCCTTCGCCCAGATGGCGGTCCAGGTCGTCTGGATCGTGCTGCTCGCCCTGCTCACCCGATGGCTCTGGGACCGGGCCGGCCGACGTGTCGTGGCCCAGGGGGGATGA
- a CDS encoding TetR/AcrR family transcriptional regulator, which yields MPTSAPPSNRFERRRAETRRALVRAARQILAETGDTGASIQAIAERADVGFGSFYNHFESKTELFEAAVTDALEEFGQTFDERLTGIDDPAELVAAGFRLSARMADSHPELMQVLRRRGLGHLHSDNGLARRALRDLQVGIASGRFTSVEPVVALSALGGTLLSLAELCFARPDLDGDEAAVNLAEMVLRMLGVPSDDAHEVARRPLPDLG from the coding sequence ATGCCCACGTCAGCCCCGCCCAGCAACCGGTTCGAGCGGCGCCGCGCCGAGACCCGCAGGGCACTCGTCCGCGCCGCCCGGCAGATACTTGCCGAGACCGGGGACACCGGCGCCAGCATCCAGGCGATCGCCGAGCGCGCGGACGTCGGCTTCGGCTCCTTCTACAACCACTTCGAGTCCAAGACGGAGCTGTTCGAGGCGGCGGTGACGGACGCCCTGGAGGAGTTCGGCCAGACCTTCGACGAGCGGCTGACCGGGATCGACGACCCCGCGGAGCTCGTCGCGGCCGGCTTCCGGCTCAGCGCCCGGATGGCCGACTCTCACCCGGAGCTCATGCAGGTCCTGCGCCGCCGAGGCCTCGGCCACCTCCACTCGGACAACGGACTGGCCCGCCGGGCTCTGCGCGATCTACAGGTCGGCATCGCCTCCGGCCGCTTCACGTCCGTCGAGCCGGTCGTGGCCCTGTCCGCGCTGGGCGGGACCCTGCTGTCCCTCGCGGAGCTGTGTTTCGCCCGCCCCGACCTGGACGGCGACGAGGCCGCGGTGAACCTCGCCGAGATGGTCCTTCGCATGCTGGGCGTTCCATCGGACGACGCCCACGAGGTCGCCCGGCGCCCGTTGCCCGACCTGGGCTGA
- a CDS encoding acetoacetate--CoA ligase: MTTPYAHPFWTPDPEAAARSRTADFGRWAARHWGVEADLSDYSALHRWSVTDLEGFWGAVWEYFDIDAETPYERVLVEETMPGARWFTGATLNYAHHALRNLTDDDPAIVALDETGSGYEVTGGRLRAQVASVAATLRELGVGQGDRVVGYLPNTPHAIVAFLAAASLGAVWSVCGQDYAPKAAADRFAQLEPTVLIAADGYLFNGATHDRREATLELARALPTLKATVLVHHVGLSGLSANYPSLVLPWEETATRTEELTCTPVPFDHPLWVVFSSGTTGLPKGIVHGHGGVLLEHLKTLALQSDLGPGDRLLWYTTTHWMMWNLVVSTLLTGATTCTYDGSPAVLTEPDILWELAARHRVTLFGTSPQYLLGMAKFGIDPSVHDLSAIRAVGCTGSALPASAYPWVRDHVGDGVQLASISGGTDVVSGFAGGAPVVPVWAGELSAPYLGVALAAYDEEGHPVTDQVGELVVTRPMPSMPLYFWNDTDGTRYHDAYFSGYPGVWRHGDWITLTSHGSVIVHGRSDSTLNRNGVRLGSADIHDVVERLPEITEALVIGAEEPDGGYWMPLFVVLTAGVELDDALRDRIREVIRTGASPRHVPDEILEVPGIPHTRTGKKLEVPVKRLLQGAPVEQVVNLATVDDPDLVDHYARLGAERRAQRLN; this comes from the coding sequence ATGACCACGCCGTACGCCCATCCCTTCTGGACCCCGGACCCGGAAGCCGCCGCACGCAGCCGGACCGCCGACTTCGGCCGCTGGGCCGCCCGGCACTGGGGCGTCGAAGCCGACCTCTCCGACTACTCCGCCCTGCACCGCTGGTCGGTCACCGACCTGGAAGGCTTCTGGGGCGCGGTGTGGGAGTACTTCGACATCGACGCGGAAACGCCGTACGAGCGGGTCCTGGTCGAAGAGACCATGCCCGGCGCCCGCTGGTTCACCGGCGCCACCCTCAACTACGCCCACCACGCCCTGCGCAATCTCACGGACGACGACCCGGCGATCGTTGCCCTCGACGAGACCGGCTCCGGGTACGAGGTGACCGGAGGCCGCCTGCGCGCCCAGGTCGCCTCGGTCGCCGCGACCCTGCGCGAGCTGGGCGTGGGGCAGGGCGACCGCGTCGTCGGCTACCTGCCCAACACCCCGCACGCGATCGTCGCGTTCCTGGCCGCGGCGAGCCTGGGCGCCGTGTGGTCGGTGTGCGGACAGGACTACGCCCCCAAGGCCGCCGCCGACCGTTTTGCCCAGCTCGAACCCACCGTGCTGATCGCCGCCGACGGCTACCTGTTCAACGGCGCCACGCACGACCGTCGGGAGGCCACTCTCGAACTGGCCCGAGCCTTGCCGACGTTGAAGGCCACCGTGCTGGTCCACCACGTGGGCCTCTCCGGGCTCTCGGCCAACTACCCGTCGCTGGTCCTCCCCTGGGAGGAGACGGCGACGCGCACCGAGGAACTCACGTGCACGCCCGTGCCGTTCGACCACCCCCTCTGGGTCGTCTTCTCCTCCGGCACGACCGGCCTGCCCAAGGGCATCGTCCACGGCCACGGCGGTGTCCTGTTGGAGCACCTCAAGACCCTGGCCCTCCAGTCCGACCTCGGCCCTGGCGACCGTCTCCTCTGGTACACCACCACCCACTGGATGATGTGGAACCTCGTCGTCTCCACCCTGCTGACGGGCGCCACGACCTGCACGTACGACGGCAGCCCGGCCGTGCTCACCGAGCCGGACATCCTCTGGGAGCTGGCGGCCCGCCACCGCGTCACCCTCTTCGGCACCAGCCCTCAGTACCTGCTGGGCATGGCCAAGTTCGGCATCGACCCGTCCGTCCACGACCTGTCGGCGATCCGCGCCGTGGGCTGCACCGGATCCGCCCTGCCGGCCTCCGCCTACCCGTGGGTCCGCGACCACGTCGGCGACGGCGTCCAGCTCGCCTCCATCAGCGGCGGCACGGACGTCGTGTCCGGCTTCGCCGGCGGAGCACCCGTCGTGCCCGTGTGGGCGGGCGAGCTCTCCGCGCCCTACCTGGGTGTCGCACTGGCCGCGTACGACGAGGAGGGCCACCCGGTCACCGACCAGGTGGGCGAACTGGTCGTCACCCGCCCGATGCCGTCCATGCCGCTGTACTTCTGGAACGACACCGACGGCACCCGCTACCACGACGCCTACTTCTCCGGTTATCCCGGTGTGTGGCGGCACGGCGACTGGATCACCCTCACCTCCCACGGCTCGGTGATCGTCCACGGCCGCTCCGACTCCACGCTCAACCGCAACGGCGTACGGCTGGGCAGCGCCGACATCCACGATGTCGTCGAACGCCTTCCCGAGATCACCGAAGCCCTGGTCATCGGCGCGGAGGAGCCGGACGGCGGCTACTGGATGCCCCTGTTCGTGGTCCTCACGGCCGGCGTCGAACTGGACGACGCCCTGCGCGACCGCATCCGCGAGGTCATTCGCACCGGCGCCTCACCCCGCCACGTCCCCGACGAGATCCTCGAGGTGCCGGGCATCCCGCACACCCGCACCGGCAAGAAGCTGGAGGTCCCGGTCAAACGCCTGCTCCAGGGCGCTCCGGTCGAGCAGGTCGTCAACCTGGCCACCGTGGACGACCCCGACCTGGTCGACCACTACGCCCGCCTCGGTGCCGAACGGCGTGCTCAGAGGCTCAACTAG
- a CDS encoding enoyl-CoA hydratase/isomerase family protein produces MTAATPAIEPPTADEVLTDVHQGVGRILLNRPRALNALTTPMVAAIDEALAAWESTPLTAVVLASTNPKAFCAGGDMRAIRANALAGDTEASENFFATEYRLNARIAEHPVPIVSLIDGICMGGGLGLSIHGDYRVVTENTILAMPETAIGFFPDIGASHFLPRLPGAIGMYLGLTGHRLDAADALYTGLATHFVPANRIDEVTEALADNAATPIDTILKDLEGREGREGREGREGREGLGGIPAPSVAGSKLAAVRADLDRAFGAPTLDGIRQELHALATPWAARTLATLDAHSPQSLEITHALLTAGRTRTLRECLAAELLLTRTTIRSPDFLEGVRAVLVDKDRTPAWQRADTQ; encoded by the coding sequence ATGACCGCTGCCACCCCCGCCATCGAACCCCCCACGGCCGACGAGGTCCTCACCGACGTCCACCAGGGCGTCGGCAGGATCCTGCTCAACCGCCCCCGGGCCCTCAACGCACTGACCACCCCCATGGTCGCCGCCATCGACGAGGCCCTGGCGGCCTGGGAGAGCACGCCACTCACGGCCGTGGTGCTGGCGAGCACGAACCCGAAGGCGTTCTGCGCCGGCGGCGACATGCGCGCGATCCGGGCGAACGCCCTTGCCGGTGACACGGAGGCGAGCGAGAACTTCTTCGCCACCGAGTACCGCCTCAACGCCCGCATCGCCGAGCACCCCGTCCCGATCGTGTCCCTGATCGACGGCATCTGCATGGGCGGTGGCCTCGGCCTCTCCATCCACGGCGACTATCGCGTCGTAACCGAGAACACGATCCTGGCCATGCCCGAAACAGCCATCGGCTTCTTCCCCGACATCGGCGCCAGCCACTTCCTCCCCCGCCTCCCCGGCGCGATCGGCATGTACCTGGGCCTGACGGGCCACCGCCTGGACGCGGCAGACGCCCTGTACACGGGCCTGGCCACCCACTTCGTCCCCGCGAACCGCATCGACGAGGTCACGGAAGCCCTGGCCGACAACGCCGCCACCCCGATCGACACCATCCTGAAGGACCTGGAAGGCCGGGAAGGCCGGGAAGGCCGGGAAGGCCGGGAAGGCCGGGAAGGCCTGGGTGGCATCCCCGCGCCCTCGGTCGCCGGTAGCAAACTCGCAGCAGTACGAGCCGACCTGGACCGAGCCTTCGGCGCCCCCACCCTCGACGGCATCAGGCAGGAACTCCACGCCCTGGCCACCCCCTGGGCGGCAAGGACCCTGGCCACTCTGGACGCCCACTCCCCACAGAGCCTCGAAATCACCCACGCCCTGCTGACAGCGGGCAGAACCCGCACCCTGCGCGAATGCCTCGCCGCCGAACTCCTCCTCACCCGCACGACCATCCGCTCCCCGGACTTCCTGGAGGGCGTACGGGCGGTCCTGGTCGACAAGGACCGCACTCCGGCCTGGCAACGCGCCGACACGCAGTAG
- a CDS encoding ABC transporter ATP-binding protein: MALTAVIEARGLSKVFHTTVRRPGLGGALRSLVSPERVAKAAVQDVNFRVGKGELLALLGPNGAGKSTTIKMLTGILTPTSGEALVAGVVPHRDRERNAHNIGAVFGQRTQLWWDLPARESFAILRDIYGVPEDQYRARIEEFDGLLELSEFWDTRVRHLSLGQRVRCDLAASLLHDPPVVFLDEPTIGMDVVVKEQVRRFLRHQVEERDRTVLLTTHDMTEVARLAERVVLINHGRIVLDGPLEEIRRRFGGTWQIRVTLADPIGTIDPGGAEYETDPAQFPGFEGIAVLRREGARLVFGPDGPDAPTVHEALKAIIGRFQVADLALEENDLEDVMRAAYLGAVPAQATADESDDESAVPTASRGG; encoded by the coding sequence ATGGCATTGACTGCGGTGATCGAGGCGCGCGGGCTGTCCAAGGTGTTTCACACGACCGTGCGCCGGCCGGGGCTCGGCGGGGCGCTCAGGTCGCTCGTCAGTCCGGAGCGCGTGGCCAAGGCCGCGGTGCAGGACGTCAACTTCCGTGTGGGCAAGGGCGAGTTGCTCGCACTGCTCGGTCCGAACGGGGCCGGGAAGTCCACCACGATCAAGATGCTCACCGGGATCCTGACCCCCACCTCCGGCGAGGCCCTCGTCGCCGGAGTCGTCCCGCACCGGGACCGGGAGCGCAACGCCCACAACATCGGGGCCGTGTTCGGCCAGCGGACCCAGCTGTGGTGGGATCTGCCGGCCCGGGAGTCGTTCGCCATCCTGCGGGACATCTACGGGGTGCCCGAGGACCAGTACCGGGCCAGGATCGAGGAGTTCGACGGGCTGCTCGAACTGTCCGAGTTCTGGGACACCCGCGTCCGCCATCTGTCGCTCGGGCAGCGGGTCCGCTGTGATCTCGCCGCCTCGCTCCTGCATGATCCGCCCGTCGTCTTCCTGGACGAGCCCACCATCGGCATGGACGTGGTGGTCAAGGAGCAGGTACGGCGGTTCCTGCGGCACCAGGTCGAGGAACGGGACCGTACCGTCCTGCTGACCACGCACGACATGACCGAGGTCGCCCGGCTCGCCGAGCGGGTCGTCCTCATCAATCACGGTCGGATCGTGCTCGACGGACCGCTGGAGGAGATCCGACGGCGCTTCGGCGGCACCTGGCAGATCCGGGTGACCCTCGCCGACCCGATCGGCACCATCGACCCCGGCGGCGCGGAGTACGAGACTGACCCGGCTCAGTTCCCCGGGTTCGAGGGCATCGCCGTACTGCGGAGAGAGGGAGCCCGGCTGGTGTTCGGTCCGGACGGCCCGGACGCCCCCACCGTGCATGAGGCACTCAAAGCGATCATCGGGCGGTTCCAGGTCGCCGACCTGGCGCTGGAGGAGAACGACCTCGAGGACGTCATGCGCGCCGCCTACCTCGGCGCCGTACCGGCCCAGGCGACCGCCGACGAGTCCGACGACGAGTCCGCCGTCCCGACCGCCTCCCGCGGCGGCTGA
- a CDS encoding VOC family protein, translating to MSETRVAQAAVATPHQDLHSAQGALRGEHPGRSRNPVIKVADLAWLEFEKPDLDRAEVFARDFGFGVAARTESELWLRGTFAGSPCMVIRRGRTSRFIGPAFRAAERADLDRLARATGAAVRDADVPGGGKVVDLLDPSGFPVRVVHCAEQLPELPEQRPLLLNFGTDHRRINATQRPPREPSRIQRLGHVVLETRVFARALDWYLDTLGMIVSDFLFLDGQRGRGPTMAFIRCDLGSVPADHHTLAMHLGPGTGYVHSAYQVTDLDSIAAGGEYLAERGYKRSWGIGRHIQGSQLFDYWRDPDHFMLEHFADGDLFSCDVEPGWAPMSASGLAQWGPPATRDFLGASPSPAKVREVLHALRGDNELDVERLLGLMKAMNS from the coding sequence ATGTCTGAAACACGCGTGGCCCAAGCGGCCGTCGCGACGCCCCACCAGGATCTCCACAGCGCGCAGGGCGCCCTGCGCGGCGAACATCCCGGTCGCTCCCGGAACCCCGTGATCAAGGTGGCGGACCTGGCCTGGCTGGAGTTCGAGAAGCCCGACCTGGACCGGGCGGAAGTCTTCGCCCGCGACTTCGGCTTCGGTGTCGCCGCCCGCACGGAGAGTGAGCTGTGGCTGCGAGGTACCTTCGCCGGTTCGCCCTGCATGGTGATCCGGCGTGGTCGTACGTCCCGTTTCATCGGCCCGGCGTTCCGGGCGGCCGAGCGGGCCGACCTGGACCGGCTGGCGCGGGCGACCGGGGCGGCCGTACGGGACGCGGACGTGCCCGGCGGCGGCAAGGTGGTCGACCTGCTCGACCCGTCCGGCTTCCCGGTGCGGGTCGTGCACTGCGCCGAACAGCTCCCCGAACTGCCGGAACAGCGGCCGCTGCTCCTCAACTTCGGCACGGATCACCGTCGTATCAACGCCACGCAGCGCCCGCCGCGCGAGCCGTCCCGGATCCAGCGGCTGGGTCATGTGGTGCTGGAGACACGGGTGTTCGCCCGTGCCCTGGACTGGTATCTGGACACGCTCGGGATGATCGTGTCGGACTTCCTGTTCCTGGACGGGCAGCGCGGGCGCGGTCCGACGATGGCGTTCATCCGCTGCGATCTGGGCAGCGTGCCCGCCGACCACCACACGCTCGCGATGCACTTGGGACCGGGGACGGGGTACGTCCACTCCGCCTACCAGGTCACCGACCTCGACTCCATCGCGGCCGGCGGCGAGTACCTGGCCGAGCGTGGCTACAAGCGCAGCTGGGGCATCGGCCGGCACATCCAGGGCAGCCAGCTCTTCGACTACTGGCGCGACCCCGACCACTTCATGCTGGAGCACTTCGCCGACGGCGACCTGTTCTCCTGCGACGTCGAACCCGGCTGGGCGCCGATGTCGGCGAGTGGTCTGGCCCAGTGGGGCCCTCCGGCCACCCGGGACTTCCTGGGCGCGAGCCCGTCGCCCGCCAAGGTCCGCGAGGTGCTGCACGCCCTCCGCGGCGACAACGAACTGGACGTCGAACGTCTGCTGGGCCTGATGAAAGCGATGAACTCATGA